One part of the Halobellus ruber genome encodes these proteins:
- a CDS encoding ferredoxin: MRIRFDRDTCIGMFQCVEEWDAFERNMDAGKADLDGSTEVDPGIYEVEVPPDAELDAEFAARACPVDAIELYDGDEQVV; this comes from the coding sequence ATGCGAATCCGTTTCGACCGGGACACCTGCATCGGAATGTTCCAGTGCGTCGAGGAGTGGGACGCCTTCGAGCGGAATATGGACGCCGGGAAAGCCGACCTCGACGGGAGCACGGAGGTCGACCCCGGGATCTACGAGGTGGAAGTCCCCCCCGACGCGGAACTCGACGCGGAGTTCGCGGCGCGGGCCTGTCCGGTGGACGCGATCGAACTGTACGACGGCGACGAACAGGTCGTCTGA
- a CDS encoding ABC transporter ATP-binding protein: MRLTLDGVRKAYGDTVALGGSGSETDRGGRGGNAAAGIDLDVADGEFFTLVGPSGCGKTTTLRLVAGFDSPTRGTIRFDGREMAGVPPEDRGVGVVFQNYALFPHLSVAENVAYGLRFTDPPNGGSVDERVSSLLELVDLPDAGARDPGELSGGQRQRVALARALAPGPDLLLLDEPMSALDAQLRERLRLQIKEIQSTLGITTLYVTHDQEEALAVSDRVAVMSDGAVEQVGTPQAVYRRPETRFVAEFVGDNNVFEGRVRSTGGSDRSGGSTDRTAESPVETKGVDGEGDAGGQPTRGPDGDGGRVVHVDVGAVSVPLRTDRRLPVGARVTFCVRPERMMVLGGGRTEGGGDAGGAGNGGADATVTLDATVSNAEFLGESTRTYLRWGGRELTVRTPDPLSGDVRVGFDASDAHVVAVERDPGDGADGT; encoded by the coding sequence ATGCGACTGACGCTCGACGGCGTCCGGAAGGCGTACGGCGACACCGTCGCGCTCGGGGGGTCGGGCAGTGAAACGGACCGAGGCGGGAGGGGTGGAAACGCGGCCGCCGGGATCGACCTCGACGTGGCGGACGGGGAGTTCTTCACCCTCGTCGGTCCCTCGGGGTGCGGAAAGACCACGACCCTCCGGCTCGTGGCCGGCTTCGACTCGCCCACGCGGGGGACGATCCGGTTCGACGGGCGGGAGATGGCGGGCGTCCCGCCGGAGGACCGCGGCGTTGGGGTGGTGTTCCAGAACTACGCGCTGTTCCCACACCTCTCGGTCGCCGAAAACGTCGCCTACGGCCTCCGGTTCACCGATCCGCCGAACGGCGGGAGCGTCGACGAGCGGGTGTCGTCGCTTTTGGAACTCGTCGACCTCCCCGACGCCGGGGCGCGCGATCCGGGGGAGCTGTCGGGGGGACAGCGCCAGCGGGTCGCGCTGGCGCGGGCGCTCGCACCCGGGCCGGATCTCCTCCTGCTCGACGAGCCGATGAGCGCGCTCGACGCCCAGCTCCGGGAACGCCTCCGCCTCCAGATCAAGGAGATCCAGTCGACGCTCGGGATCACCACGCTGTACGTCACCCACGACCAGGAGGAGGCGCTCGCGGTTTCGGACCGGGTGGCGGTGATGTCCGACGGCGCGGTCGAGCAGGTCGGAACCCCCCAGGCGGTGTACCGCCGACCCGAGACCCGGTTCGTCGCGGAGTTCGTCGGCGACAACAACGTATTCGAGGGGCGAGTCCGGTCGACCGGCGGGTCGGATCGATCGGGGGGTTCGACCGACCGTACCGCCGAATCTCCAGTTGAAACGAAGGGGGTCGACGGGGAGGGCGATGCGGGCGGCCAGCCGACGCGTGGACCCGACGGGGACGGTGGACGCGTCGTCCACGTCGACGTAGGTGCGGTATCGGTGCCGTTGCGGACGGACCGACGGCTCCCGGTCGGCGCGAGGGTGACCTTCTGTGTCCGGCCCGAGCGAATGATGGTCCTCGGTGGCGGTCGGACCGAGGGCGGCGGCGACGCCGGGGGCGCCGGGAACGGCGGGGCCGACGCGACGGTGACGCTCGACGCCACGGTGTCGAACGCCGAGTTCCTCGGGGAGTCGACGCGGACGTACCTCCGGTGGGGGGGCCGCGAACTCACGGTCCGGACGCCCGATCCGCTCTCGGGCGACGTGCGGGTCGGGTTCGACGCGAGCGACGCCCACGTGGTCGCTGTGGAGCGAGATCCGGGTGACGGCGCGGACGGAACCTGA
- a CDS encoding thiamine ABC transporter substrate-binding protein, whose protein sequence is MRRRTFLRAVGAGGVAGLAGCTGGGGSDSGSTGTTAGTAASSTPELVVGTYGTFVDAPSTSPGQWIKETFESEFDATLSFATPDSEINYYIERANRGVDIEADVYTGVRVRDLIRIDEQLDDGLFTPVEGIPGQGDVKSDIQFDPNGRVVPFATGYVSLVYDETQGANGEYAAPETFEGLLDPEHEGDLLAQNPASSTTGRLFLLHTIQALGRDNYLDYWADLQDNGARVLGSWSDSYTAYQEGEAPMVVSYSTDQVYAVRSDEDLDQHQIRFLNDQGYADAEGIALFEGTDNPDLARSFVEFMLRPDVQGEIAQQWVSFPATTTADLPDSFSTYAKEPPEGVIFEYDTLRDNLSEWTRAWERQFASK, encoded by the coding sequence ATGAGACGGCGAACCTTCCTTCGGGCCGTCGGCGCCGGCGGCGTCGCCGGGTTGGCCGGCTGTACCGGCGGTGGCGGCAGCGACAGCGGGAGTACCGGGACCACGGCGGGGACCGCGGCGTCGAGCACCCCCGAACTCGTCGTCGGGACGTACGGGACGTTCGTCGACGCCCCCTCGACGAGTCCCGGTCAGTGGATCAAGGAGACCTTCGAGTCGGAGTTCGACGCGACGCTGTCGTTCGCCACGCCCGACAGCGAGATCAACTACTACATCGAGCGGGCGAACCGCGGTGTCGACATCGAGGCCGACGTCTACACCGGGGTCCGCGTGCGGGATCTGATCCGGATCGACGAACAGCTCGACGACGGACTGTTCACGCCGGTCGAGGGAATTCCGGGGCAGGGAGACGTCAAATCCGACATCCAGTTCGACCCGAACGGTCGTGTCGTCCCGTTTGCGACCGGCTACGTCAGCCTGGTTTACGACGAGACGCAGGGGGCCAACGGCGAGTACGCCGCGCCGGAGACGTTCGAGGGGCTGCTGGACCCCGAACACGAGGGCGACCTCCTCGCGCAGAACCCGGCTTCGAGCACGACCGGACGGCTGTTCCTGCTACACACGATACAGGCGCTCGGCCGGGACAACTACCTCGACTACTGGGCGGACCTCCAGGACAACGGCGCCAGGGTCCTCGGCAGTTGGTCGGACTCCTACACCGCATACCAGGAGGGGGAAGCGCCGATGGTCGTGTCGTACTCGACGGACCAGGTATACGCCGTGCGGTCCGACGAGGACTTGGACCAACACCAGATCCGCTTCCTGAACGACCAGGGGTACGCGGACGCCGAAGGGATAGCGCTGTTCGAGGGCACCGACAACCCCGACCTCGCCCGGTCCTTCGTCGAGTTTATGCTCCGCCCCGATGTGCAGGGCGAGATCGCACAGCAGTGGGTGTCGTTCCCCGCGACGACGACCGCCGACCTTCCGGATTCCTTTTCGACCTACGCAAAGGAGCCGCCCGAAGGGGTCATATTCGAGTACGACACGCTCCGGGACAACCTGAGCGAGTGGACGCGGGCGTGGGAGCGGCAGTTCGCCAGCAAATGA
- a CDS encoding ABC transporter permease: protein MQRRLLGAVSTAGVWAERHVLGLVAAATAAVLLVVFYFPVATVFVEAIVVDGRLTAEPLVDVLTSEFYLVDILWFTAYQALVSTVASVALGLPAAWILARFEFPGRELLRSLTILPFVMPSIMVAIGFVATFGRNGTLNAVLGALGLPTVELLFTLPAIVIAHAFYNAPLVARVTTAAWESVDASAVETARSLGASPTRAFYDVVVPQLLPAVAIGATLTFVFTFASFPIVLALGGFQLATVEVFIFSRIQNLAYAEAAALAAVETVISLGLTYLYLRYEGRQRGDGAGANPQPRRSVWPASWTPRAVGARALVVGYSVVVLAVFVAPIASMLLTSVTAGGELTLDHYRFLLERQRTGASYQVRPLPAVWNSLLFGAGTLLVAVPMGVVLAVLTTRNFRGRAAIDALTMAPLAVSGIVVGLGLLRGLVFGVEAFGTRIQVTGAVAIVAAHAVGAYPFVTRSVAPLLGNLDSRLVESARSLGATRARALVDVELPLVAAGVVAGAAFAFAISIGEFDSTVVLAEGSSSYTMPVAVERYLGRRLGPATAMGCLLLAVTSLSFVVIDRFGDRYGGQGGF from the coding sequence ATCCAGCGGCGGCTCCTCGGGGCCGTCTCGACCGCCGGAGTGTGGGCCGAACGGCACGTCCTCGGCCTCGTCGCAGCCGCGACCGCGGCGGTCCTGCTCGTGGTGTTCTACTTTCCGGTCGCGACCGTCTTCGTCGAGGCTATCGTCGTCGATGGGCGGCTCACCGCCGAGCCCCTCGTCGACGTGCTGACCTCGGAGTTCTACCTCGTCGACATCCTCTGGTTCACCGCCTATCAGGCGCTGGTGTCGACGGTGGCGTCGGTGGCGCTCGGGCTACCGGCGGCGTGGATCCTCGCGCGCTTCGAGTTCCCCGGCCGGGAGCTGCTGCGGTCGCTCACGATCCTGCCCTTCGTGATGCCGTCGATCATGGTCGCGATCGGGTTCGTCGCGACGTTCGGGCGGAACGGAACCCTCAACGCCGTGCTCGGGGCGCTCGGGCTGCCGACGGTGGAACTGCTGTTTACGCTGCCCGCGATCGTGATCGCCCACGCCTTCTACAACGCGCCGCTGGTGGCGCGGGTGACCACCGCGGCGTGGGAGAGCGTCGACGCCTCCGCGGTCGAGACCGCACGCAGCCTGGGGGCGTCGCCGACGCGGGCGTTCTACGACGTGGTGGTCCCACAGCTCCTGCCTGCGGTCGCGATCGGGGCGACACTGACCTTCGTGTTCACGTTCGCGTCGTTCCCGATCGTGCTCGCGCTGGGCGGCTTCCAGCTTGCGACCGTCGAGGTGTTCATCTTCTCGCGGATTCAGAACCTGGCGTACGCCGAGGCGGCCGCCCTGGCGGCCGTCGAGACGGTGATCTCGCTTGGGCTGACCTACCTCTATCTCCGGTACGAGGGGCGGCAACGGGGTGACGGGGCGGGCGCGAACCCCCAACCCAGGCGGTCGGTGTGGCCCGCGTCGTGGACGCCCCGGGCGGTCGGCGCCCGCGCGCTCGTTGTCGGGTACAGTGTCGTCGTCCTCGCGGTGTTCGTCGCCCCGATCGCGTCGATGCTCCTGACGAGCGTCACCGCAGGCGGCGAACTGACCCTCGATCACTACCGGTTCCTCCTGGAACGGCAGCGGACCGGCGCCTCGTATCAGGTCCGGCCGCTGCCCGCGGTGTGGAACTCGCTTTTGTTCGGCGCGGGGACCCTCCTCGTTGCCGTGCCGATGGGGGTCGTCCTGGCGGTGCTGACGACGCGGAACTTCCGCGGGCGGGCGGCGATCGACGCCCTGACGATGGCGCCGCTGGCTGTGTCGGGGATCGTCGTCGGGCTCGGGCTGCTCCGGGGGCTCGTCTTCGGGGTCGAGGCCTTCGGGACACGGATCCAGGTGACCGGTGCGGTGGCGATCGTCGCCGCCCACGCGGTCGGGGCGTATCCCTTCGTGACCCGAAGCGTCGCGCCGCTGCTCGGGAACCTGGACTCGCGGCTGGTGGAGTCCGCGCGCAGCCTCGGCGCCACTCGGGCCCGGGCGCTCGTCGACGTCGAACTCCCCTTGGTGGCCGCCGGGGTCGTCGCGGGCGCGGCGTTCGCCTTCGCCATCTCGATCGGGGAGTTCGACTCCACCGTGGTGCTGGCGGAGGGCTCTTCGAGCTACACGATGCCCGTCGCCGTCGAGCGGTATCTCGGCCGTCGGCTCGGCCCCGCGACCGCGATGGGGTGTCTCCTGCTCGCGGTCACCAGCCTGAGCTTCGTCGTGATCGACCGCTTCGGCGACCGCTACGGCGGACAGGGGGGGTTCTGA
- a CDS encoding DEAD/DEAH box helicase: MAATDDPAYVDHPLLNPGFIERREYQTRLADAARDAHTLVCLPTGLGKTTVSLLVTADRLESVGGKVLFLAPTKPLVQQHAEFYREALDIPEEEVVVFTGEIRPEDRADRWTDARIVVATPQVVENDLVGSRISLGDVTHLTFDECHRATGEYAYVYIAERYHDDAADPLVTGMSASPGGDKESILTVCRNLGLEEVEVMTEDDADVAAYTHDTSVEWERIELPEEIIGIRDALNEVIKDRLQKLKSLGVTNTTQPDVSQKQLNRMRGKLQELMDADKSEGYKGMSTHAEVMKLRRAVELVETQSVESVRRYFERQRNAARSSGASKASQRLVAEPKVREAMRLAESFDGTHPKFSRARILLAQTLGIEGGDRVIVFTESRDTAEALTEFLSASFDTRRFVGQGDKESSEGMTQTEQQDALDAFRNGEFEVLVSTSVAEEGLDVPEVDLVLFFEPVPTAIRSIQRKGRTGRQADGQVVVLLAEDTRDEAYYWISKRREEEMESELRDLKGVAGDIESELTPPQAALEAYDGAADGDDGAPGSGAADAGAGANAGSDAESGADAGADPPDADTPAETNGQAGLTDFGPTETEIERTDGERTADERADGEPTESEEEATGDGDSVESDEGGSDAGEGGTESAVATAGSDDGETEIVVDQRELDAAIAKDLSKRDGIRTRLETLAVGDYVLSDRVAVERKSVADFLDTLLDGDRSLFEQIGDLSRAYARPILILEGDGLYEERNVHPDAIRGALASLAVDFDVSVLQTADESETGELLRTIAAREQTERDRTVSVHGDKSAKTLAEQQEYVVSAIADVGPVTAQSLLDAFGTVEGVMTAPEEDLRDVDGVGEVTASRIREVVGSGYEDGGSAASADSG, from the coding sequence ATGGCGGCCACCGACGACCCCGCGTACGTGGACCACCCGCTCCTGAACCCCGGGTTCATCGAACGCCGGGAGTACCAGACGCGACTCGCGGACGCCGCACGCGACGCCCACACCCTGGTCTGTCTCCCGACGGGGCTGGGCAAGACCACGGTGAGCCTACTCGTGACCGCCGACCGCCTCGAATCGGTCGGGGGGAAGGTGCTGTTTCTCGCGCCGACGAAGCCGCTGGTCCAGCAGCACGCGGAGTTCTACCGGGAGGCCCTCGACATCCCCGAGGAGGAGGTCGTGGTCTTCACCGGCGAGATCCGCCCGGAGGACCGCGCCGACCGGTGGACCGACGCACGCATCGTGGTCGCGACGCCGCAGGTCGTCGAGAACGACCTCGTGGGGAGCCGGATTTCGCTTGGGGACGTCACCCACCTCACCTTCGACGAGTGTCACCGCGCGACCGGCGAGTACGCCTACGTCTACATCGCCGAGCGGTACCACGACGACGCCGCGGACCCCCTCGTCACCGGGATGAGCGCCTCGCCCGGCGGCGACAAGGAGTCGATCCTCACCGTCTGCCGGAACCTCGGGCTCGAGGAGGTGGAGGTGATGACCGAGGACGACGCCGACGTCGCGGCCTACACCCACGACACCTCCGTGGAGTGGGAGCGGATCGAACTCCCGGAGGAGATCATCGGGATCCGCGACGCGCTGAACGAGGTGATCAAAGATCGTCTGCAGAAGCTGAAGTCGCTGGGGGTGACCAACACGACACAGCCCGACGTCTCCCAGAAGCAACTCAACCGGATGCGGGGGAAGCTCCAGGAACTGATGGACGCCGACAAGTCGGAGGGCTACAAGGGGATGTCGACCCACGCGGAGGTGATGAAGCTCCGCCGGGCGGTCGAACTCGTCGAAACGCAGTCGGTGGAGTCGGTTCGGCGGTACTTCGAGCGGCAGCGCAACGCCGCCCGCTCGTCGGGGGCGTCGAAGGCGAGCCAGCGGCTCGTTGCCGAGCCCAAGGTGCGCGAGGCGATGCGGCTGGCGGAGTCGTTCGACGGCACCCACCCCAAGTTCTCGCGGGCCCGCATCCTGCTGGCGCAGACCTTGGGCATCGAGGGCGGCGACCGCGTGATCGTCTTCACCGAGTCCCGGGACACCGCGGAGGCGCTGACGGAGTTTCTCTCGGCGTCGTTCGACACCCGCCGGTTCGTCGGCCAGGGCGACAAGGAGAGCTCCGAGGGGATGACCCAGACCGAACAACAGGACGCCCTCGACGCGTTCCGGAACGGGGAGTTCGAGGTGCTGGTCTCGACCTCGGTCGCCGAGGAGGGCCTGGACGTGCCGGAGGTCGATCTGGTGCTCTTTTTCGAGCCGGTCCCGACGGCGATCCGGTCGATCCAGCGGAAGGGTCGGACCGGGCGGCAGGCCGACGGGCAGGTGGTGGTCCTGCTGGCGGAGGACACCCGCGACGAGGCGTACTACTGGATCTCCAAGCGTCGCGAGGAGGAGATGGAGTCGGAACTCAGGGACCTGAAGGGTGTCGCCGGCGACATCGAATCCGAACTGACCCCGCCGCAGGCGGCGTTGGAGGCGTACGACGGGGCGGCCGATGGCGACGACGGCGCTCCCGGTTCGGGGGCGGCCGACGCCGGAGCCGGCGCTAACGCGGGGTCGGATGCCGAGTCCGGCGCCGACGCTGGAGCGGACCCCCCCGACGCCGACACCCCGGCCGAGACGAACGGCCAGGCGGGGCTGACAGACTTCGGCCCGACAGAGACGGAGATCGAACGGACCGACGGCGAGCGGACCGCGGACGAACGGGCCGACGGCGAGCCGACCGAAAGCGAGGAGGAGGCGACCGGGGACGGCGACAGCGTGGAGTCGGACGAAGGCGGATCCGACGCCGGCGAGGGTGGAACCGAATCGGCCGTCGCGACCGCCGGGAGCGACGACGGGGAGACCGAGATCGTCGTCGACCAGCGGGAACTCGACGCCGCGATCGCGAAGGACCTCTCGAAGCGCGACGGGATCCGAACCCGACTGGAAACCCTCGCGGTCGGCGACTACGTTCTCTCGGATCGGGTCGCCGTCGAGCGGAAGTCGGTCGCGGACTTCCTCGACACCCTGCTTGACGGCGACCGGTCGCTGTTCGAGCAGATCGGCGACCTCTCTCGTGCGTACGCGCGCCCGATCCTGATTCTCGAAGGCGACGGCCTCTACGAGGAGCGGAACGTCCACCCCGACGCCATCCGCGGGGCGCTGGCGTCGCTGGCGGTCGATTTCGACGTGAGCGTGCTGCAGACCGCCGACGAGAGCGAGACCGGGGAACTCCTCCGGACGATCGCCGCGCGGGAGCAGACCGAGCGCGACCGGACAGTGAGCGTCCACGGCGACAAGAGCGCAAAGACCCTGGCCGAACAGCAGGAGTACGTGGTCTCCGCGATCGCCGACGTCGGACCCGTGACCGCCCAGTCGCTTCTCGACGCGTTCGGGACCGTCGAGGGCGTGATGACGGCGCCGGAGGAGGACCTCCGCGACGTCGACGGCGTCGGCGAGGTGACCGCCTCGCGGATCCGGGAGGTCGTCGGGAGCGGGTACGAGGATGGCGGGTCGGCAGCGAGCGCGGACTCGGGGTGA
- a CDS encoding rubrerythrin-like domain-containing protein, with protein sequence MDRHEQPIHEIMTTPVRSVTADTPAREAASVLLEEGIGSVVVADADGIVTKTDLLAGIEEQRLEAPVSELMTDPVVTVSPDADVQTAIDRMHEYEIKRLVVESGTEAVGIVSTTDLRRALATDLDSVIGLFAGSVDSDSEQTYECISCGERVTAASKPGTCHACDAPMRNLSVPRN encoded by the coding sequence ATGGACAGGCACGAGCAGCCGATCCACGAGATAATGACTACCCCGGTCCGGTCTGTCACGGCGGACACGCCCGCACGCGAGGCGGCATCGGTCCTCCTTGAGGAGGGGATCGGGTCGGTGGTCGTCGCGGACGCCGACGGCATCGTGACCAAAACCGATCTCCTCGCGGGGATCGAAGAGCAGCGGCTCGAGGCACCCGTCTCGGAACTGATGACCGACCCGGTGGTCACCGTCTCACCGGACGCCGACGTGCAAACCGCAATCGACCGGATGCACGAGTACGAAATCAAACGGCTCGTCGTCGAAAGCGGCACCGAAGCCGTCGGAATCGTGAGTACGACGGACCTCCGGCGGGCGCTCGCGACCGACCTCGATTCGGTGATCGGGTTGTTCGCCGGGTCGGTCGACTCCGACAGCGAGCAAACCTACGAGTGTATCTCCTGTGGAGAGCGCGTGACTGCCGCGAGCAAACCCGGCACGTGCCACGCCTGTGACGCACCGATGCGCAATCTCAGTGTGCCGCGCAACTAG
- a CDS encoding DUF2391 family protein, giving the protein MVGRRRRFALSDTVQQIVGGFLLAGPFVVTEEVWVLAESMSVPQALATVVIVLAIGYGALYKADDRNPDRETEVGGVPVRFISLIAVSYLSVFILALAFNAPETFAGSSGSASTASLDVSIEWTVIGTTLKAVSIGSVFSVIGAATADSIY; this is encoded by the coding sequence ATGGTCGGACGCCGCCGACGGTTCGCGCTGTCGGACACCGTCCAGCAGATCGTCGGCGGGTTCCTGCTGGCCGGGCCGTTCGTGGTCACCGAGGAGGTGTGGGTCCTCGCGGAGAGCATGTCGGTGCCGCAGGCGCTTGCGACCGTCGTGATCGTCCTGGCGATCGGGTACGGAGCGCTGTATAAAGCCGACGACAGGAACCCCGACCGCGAGACCGAGGTCGGCGGGGTCCCGGTCCGGTTCATCTCGCTGATCGCCGTCTCGTACCTCTCGGTTTTCATTCTCGCCCTGGCGTTCAACGCTCCGGAGACGTTCGCCGGGTCCTCGGGATCCGCCTCGACGGCGTCGCTCGACGTCTCGATCGAGTGGACCGTGATCGGAACCACGCTGAAGGCCGTCAGCATCGGCTCGGTGTTCAGCGTGATCGGGGCCGCGACGGCCGACTCGATCTACTGA
- a CDS encoding class I SAM-dependent methyltransferase encodes MSVREEFDAWAADGRDRGMEERHWHTAKHALARIPVEAGDTVLDLGCGSGYAGRALRDTRDAGRVYGLDGSPEMARNARSYTDDPQVAYLVGDFDALPFADDAVDHVWSMEAFYYAADPEHTLAEIARVLRPGGTFYCAVNYYEENVHSHVWQERIDVEMTRWSAAEYREAFRRAGLAVAGQDSIPDREVEIPPESAFPTDEWETREAMAERYRTYGTLLTVGVAP; translated from the coding sequence ATGAGCGTCCGCGAGGAGTTCGACGCGTGGGCGGCCGACGGCCGCGACAGGGGGATGGAGGAGCGCCACTGGCACACCGCGAAACACGCCTTGGCCCGGATCCCGGTCGAGGCCGGCGACACGGTTCTGGACCTGGGTTGCGGCAGCGGGTACGCCGGGCGGGCGCTCCGTGATACCCGGGACGCGGGGCGCGTATACGGCCTCGACGGCTCGCCCGAGATGGCCCGCAACGCCCGATCGTACACCGACGACCCCCAGGTCGCGTATCTCGTCGGCGACTTCGACGCCCTTCCGTTCGCGGACGACGCCGTCGACCACGTCTGGAGTATGGAGGCGTTCTACTACGCCGCCGACCCCGAGCACACCCTCGCGGAGATCGCCCGGGTGCTCAGGCCCGGCGGGACGTTCTACTGTGCGGTCAACTACTACGAGGAGAACGTCCACTCCCACGTCTGGCAGGAGCGGATCGACGTCGAGATGACCCGGTGGTCGGCCGCGGAGTACCGCGAGGCGTTCCGCCGAGCCGGCCTCGCGGTCGCCGGGCAGGATTCGATCCCCGACCGGGAGGTCGAGATCCCGCCGGAATCGGCGTTCCCGACCGACGAGTGGGAGACCCGCGAGGCGATGGCGGAACGCTACCGGACCTACGGGACGCTGCTGACGGTCGGCGTCGCGCCGTAG